One stretch of Daphnia pulicaria isolate SC F1-1A chromosome 6, SC_F0-13Bv2, whole genome shotgun sequence DNA includes these proteins:
- the LOC124341883 gene encoding nicotinamide riboside kinase 2-like, whose translation MNSLQNLRQVGRRMLTVGISGVTCGGKSSIASLLKSTFPRAKFICQDDFYFPPDGSLSKEPGLPNWDSLESIDMVSMTRKVKETIDAYSNEKLPTENLLVIDGFLIFNYPPLAELCDLKYFLTLPFEECLARRQRRTSYNIPDQPTYFTEVAWPMYLIHLKEMRQEGFADQIQYLDGTIDIQENFKRILKDVQAYLDDV comes from the exons ATGAATTCATTACAAAATCTTAGGCAAGTTGGAAGGAGAATGTTGACAGTCGGTATATCAG GTGTAACATGTGGTGGTAAATCATCGATCGCCAGTCTGTTAAAGTCTACATTTCCAAGAGCAAAGTTCATATGCCAAGACGACTTCTATTTCCCCCCCGATGGGTCGCTATCTAAAGAGCCAGGCCTCCCCAACTGGGATTCTCTTGAGAGTATCGACATGGTTTCCATGACGCGCAAAGTGAAAGAGACTATCGACGCGTATTCAAACGAAAAACTGCCAACAGAAAACCTGCTCGTTATTGACGGATTTCTCATCTTCAACTATCCTCCACTAGCTGAACTATGCGATTTAAAGTACTTTCTGACACTTCCGTTTGAAGAGTGCCTTGCTCGTCGCCAAAGGAGGACCTCATACAACATCCCAGACCAGCCAACATATTTCACTGAAGTAGCGTGGCCCATGTATCTTATACATTTGAAAGAAATGCGTCAGGAAGGTTTCGCCGACCAAATCCAATATCTTGATGGGACGATTGACATCCAGGAAAACTTTAAACGTATCCTCAAAGATGTTCAAGCTTATCTTGATGACGTGTGA
- the LOC124341881 gene encoding transcription factor Sox-10-like, whose translation MDTCSYQHPSDAELASVIKMKMSLPVISSAAGSSSLHHHHSSSSSRATSIMQLAQQHLPKSDIGNAVAKVLQGYDWSLVPLASSRSNPEKRDTHVKRPMNAFMVWAQEARRQLADQYPQLHNAELSKTLGRLWRVLSDDDKRPFVKQAERLRELHKQEHPDYKYQPRRRKIAGAKSSQMPLPPSSSAASSVVNAATKTRLKNHHHSSTRIQKERASSRTGPKPSGSKLRSHSRSVMKGTASPTTPTSSSNRNTGIEANSHKISANHATVSSQSPSTATLDRRVPLTDGLVEHPHMLNSRGVTSETGCKSYSNVNGADMLCNEVSAPAADQEEYNLYFQHDASALAGVPSGIETGAFNNHVPVSTTYSHSSYPSTIPVSVASNNCMYEQHAYLDHQNGGVYLPWSHTPNNVGALLQRTYHYGNSSINGYGPPQQQQQQQQPTSPEDRSDSAQSYVSSPPSCTSLHSPVPSPAAVAAVASTNFTYSSCSSSRSNSNCNSPAGQQAQHQSSSYQELYSPRSQSVGGTMSVSQQQLEHPGTTRSATAVDANSAHYFYGHNSPVAGNSVAPNVVDGYQQHQTYLPSVPTTSSATKTSGATTTSIFSGGMESWLSYI comes from the exons ATGGATACGTGCTCATATCAGCATCCATCGGATGCCGAACTGGCGTCggtcatcaaaatgaaaatgagttTGCCGGTGATTTCGTCGGCCGCCGGTTCATCGTCGCTGCACCAtcaccacagcagcagcagcagccgggctACGTCCATTATGCAACTGGCTCAGCAGCATTTACCCAAGTCGGATATTGGCAATGCCGTTGCCAAGGTTTTGCAGGGCTACGACTGGAGCCTCGTCCCGCTGGCCAGCAG CAGGTCTAACCCGGAAAAGAGGGACACTCACGTCAAGCGACCCATGAACGCGTTCATGGTCTGGGCTCAAGAAGCTCGCCGGCAATTAGCCGACCAGTACCCGCAGTTGCACAACGCCGAGTTGAGCAAAACCCTCGGCCGACTATGGAG GGTGTTGAGTGACGACGACAAGAGACCGTTTGTTAAACAGGCCGAGCGGCTACGGGAGCTTCACAAGCAAGAGCACCCCGATTACAAATATCAGCCGCGGCGACGCAAAATTGCCGGCGCCAAATCGTCGCAAATGCCTTTACCCCCGTCGAGCAGTGCCGCCAGCTCCGTGGTCAACGCTGCGACAAAAACGCGCTTGAAGAATCATCATCATTCTTCAACAAG GATTCAAAAAGAGCGCGCTTCATCTCGTACCGGACCCAAGCCTAGCGGTAGTAAATTAAGGAGCCACTCCCGCTCAGTGATGAAGGGGACGGCCTCGCCTACAACTCCAACGTCGTCATCGAACCGAAATACTG GAATCGAAGCGAACAGTCATAAAATCAGCGCTAATCACGCAACTGTTTCGTCACAATCGCCATCGACTGCGACATTAGATCGCCGGGTTCCTTTGACCGACGGCCTCGTCGAACACCCTCACATGCTAAACAGTCGTGGAGTGACATCAG AGACGGGTTGCAAAAGTTATTCCAATGTTAACGGTGCCGACATGTTGTGCAACGAAGTCTCGGCGCCTGCTGCCGATCAAGAAGAATACAACCTCTACTTTCAACACGATGCCTCAGCTCTTGCAGGCGTGCCTTCGGGAATTGAAACCGGAGCGTTCAACAACCACGTACCCGTCTCGACCACCTACTCTCATTCCAGCTACCCTTCCACCATCCCCGTCTCCGTCGCCTCTAACAATTGCATGTACGAGCAACACGCTTACCTGGATCATCAAAACGGAGGAGTTTACCTGCCGTGGTCTCACACGCCCAACAACGTGGGGGCCTTGCTCCAGCGGACTTACCACTACGGCAATTCCAGCATCAACGGTTACGGGCCtccgcagcagcaacagcagcagcagcaaccgacGTCACCCGAAGATCGAAGCGATTCCGCCCAATCTTACGTCTCATCTCCTCCGAGCTGCACGTCGTTGCATTCGCCGGTCCCGTCGCCAGCCGCAGTCGCTGCTGTGGCCAGCACGAATTTCACCTACAgtagctgcagcagcagccgcagcaacagcaactgcAACAGTCCCGCTGGCCAACAGGCTCAACATCAGTCCAGCAGCTACCAGGAGCTTTACTCACCG cgtTCTCAATCTGTTGGGGGAACGATGAGTGTCTCGCAACAACAGCTGGAACATCCTGGAACGACAAGAAGTGCGACGGCCGTCGACGCCAATTCTGCTCACTACTTTTACGGCCACAACTCGCCGGTAGCGGGAAATTCGGTCGCCCCAAACGTTGTGGACGGCTATCAGCAACATCAGACTTACTTACCCTCGGTGCCGACGACATCTTCGGCGACAAAGACCAGCGGAGCGACGACAACCAGCATATTTTCAGGTGGCATGGAATCGTGGCTTAGCTACATCTAA